ATCACCTCAGCTCTAAATACGGAGGGCGTACTTACGAACAGGGATAAACGATGGAGCAAAGGCGTCATCCTGTATCTCCTGCGAAATGACGTATATACCGGGACTTTGGTCTGGGGGAAGTCCAACCAGCAAGCGGAACCCGTGCGACGGAATGACAATCATCCAGCAATAGTGTCTCAGGATGAGTTTGATAAGCTACAGAAGGCCATTTCGGAACGGAGCCCTGAGAACTGTCGACCACGTTCTCTGACATCAGACTACTTGCTGTCGGGCTTGCTACGCTGTGGGGAGTGTGGCTACGCTCTTCAGGGTTGCTCAGCGAAGTCAGGGAAATTCCATTACTATGTCTGTCACAATTCCCTGCGTAAGGGTAAAGAGGTATGCCGATCTCGCATGATCAATAGGGACCGAATTGAATCGCTGGTAATCAAGAAGCTACAAGAGCGAGTACTAACGGAAGAGAACTTGCGTGAACTGCTAAGACTCACCAATGATGCCATAACTAAGAAACTGTCGCAGAACGACCAAAACATAAAGGTCCCACAAAACGAGATACCAAAGCACCAACGAAAGCTGGATAATCTATACTCGGCCATTGAGAGTGGTAGTTTCGAGGCCGGAGATCTTGCGGCAAGAGTCAGAGATCTTGCGGCGAGAATCGAAAAGCTCAGAAACCAGGAGAGGTCTTTGTTGCAGTCTACCAGTAGGCCCTTGCCGGCGCTGAGTGTGAGACGGCTCAAGGAGATGGTCAAGGA
This DNA window, taken from Pseudomonadota bacterium, encodes the following:
- a CDS encoding recombinase family protein, producing MIEIVDEFYSANLAQDTIRGMRENASRGYYNGSMPAMGYRIEKTKVGSAIKNKLVLDEENVPTVGRVFDLALSGMGGKEITSALNTEGVLTNRDKRWSKGVILYLLRNDVYTGTLVWGKSNQQAEPVRRNDNHPAIVSQDEFDKLQKAISERSPENCRPRSLTSDYLLSGLLRCGECGYALQGCSAKSGKFHYYVCHNSLRKGKEVCRSRMINRDRIESLVIKKLQERVLTEENLRELLRLTNDAITKKLSQNDQNIKVPQNEIPKHQRKLDNLYSAIESGSFEAGDLAARVRDLAARIEKLRNQERSLLQSTSRPLPALSVRRLKEMVKDLRELLSKGTLFEQKSFIKSFVKKITVKNGHVTIEYTYPTGGGTSSSSSGGGVLCSEQNGSPACPELRTFRLSFLLR